In the genome of Aureimonas sp. OT7, one region contains:
- a CDS encoding type II toxin-antitoxin system RelE/ParE family toxin, translating to MDAAISLAELGQLPSNRLEGLKGGRSGQFSIRINPKWRICFEWPADSTGPSMVEIVDYH from the coding sequence TTGGATGCGGCCATCAGTCTGGCGGAGTTGGGTCAACTGCCCAGCAACAGGTTAGAGGGTTTGAAGGGCGGGCGCTCGGGCCAATTCTCTATTCGCATCAATCCGAAATGGCGGATTTGTTTCGAATGGCCTGCGGACTCAACCGGGCCATCGATGGTCGAAATCGTCGATTATCATTAA
- a CDS encoding HigA family addiction module antitoxin translates to MSASELSRQLDVPTNRITQIIKGQRGISGDTALRLGHWFGTSAQFWLNLQSSYDIRMAENAVGSEIAALPTRLSGEGREPSRLG, encoded by the coding sequence GTGTCCGCGAGCGAGTTGTCGCGGCAGCTCGATGTTCCGACAAACCGGATTACGCAGATCATCAAGGGGCAGCGCGGCATCTCTGGTGATACCGCACTGCGACTTGGACACTGGTTCGGGACAAGCGCACAATTCTGGCTCAACCTGCAGAGCTCATATGACATCCGCATGGCCGAGAATGCCGTCGGAAGCGAGATTGCGGCGCTTCCGACGCGTCTTAGTGGCGAAGGCCGGGAGCCATCCCGCCTTGGTTGA
- a CDS encoding hemolysin family protein gives MLVFNAVIVIFLIFLNGFFAMSELAVVSARRGRLQQMAQEGSKGAARALKLVDDPTSFLSTVQVGITLVGIFAGAFGASAFAGPLAEILDPLPVVGAYAQGTAFAVVVVIITYLSLILGELVPKRFALTHSERIASFVAPFMLLLARIGAPIVWFLRISTETVSRLVGVSSTAENTVTEEEVKAMIAEGTQSGVFEPKEREMIEGVLRIADRTARSVMVPRPDVFWVSIEDEPTAVLDEIRTSGHSRIPVAGENPDDIIGVVQAKDLLDQFRESGGIDVRAALREPLYVNEAMPVLKLLDRFQSASTHMAVVLDEYGSFEGVVTPTDILASIAGALPEGIEEEHGVTRRADGSWLVDAGMTVDNVERALVQLTFPRDRDYETLAGFILDEIGHIPEVGEVLTYQDWTFEIVDMDGRRIDKVLATHQPAHPVGGEMSEF, from the coding sequence ATGCTTGTCTTCAACGCAGTCATTGTCATCTTTCTTATTTTTCTGAATGGCTTCTTCGCCATGTCCGAACTGGCCGTCGTCTCCGCCCGCCGCGGCCGCCTGCAGCAGATGGCGCAGGAGGGCAGCAAGGGTGCAGCCCGCGCGCTGAAGCTGGTGGACGATCCCACGAGCTTCCTGTCCACGGTCCAGGTGGGCATCACCCTCGTCGGCATCTTCGCGGGCGCCTTCGGCGCCTCGGCCTTTGCCGGCCCGCTGGCCGAGATCCTCGATCCGCTGCCCGTCGTCGGCGCCTATGCGCAGGGTACGGCCTTTGCCGTCGTGGTCGTCATCATCACCTACCTGTCGCTGATCCTCGGCGAGCTGGTCCCCAAGCGGTTCGCCCTGACGCATTCGGAGCGGATCGCCTCCTTCGTCGCGCCCTTCATGCTGCTGCTCGCCCGGATCGGCGCGCCGATCGTCTGGTTCCTGCGCATATCGACGGAAACCGTCTCGCGCCTCGTCGGCGTGTCCAGCACGGCCGAGAACACGGTGACCGAGGAAGAGGTCAAGGCAATGATCGCCGAAGGCACGCAGAGCGGCGTCTTCGAGCCGAAGGAACGGGAGATGATCGAGGGCGTGCTGCGCATCGCCGACAGGACGGCCCGCTCCGTCATGGTGCCGCGCCCCGACGTGTTCTGGGTGTCCATCGAGGACGAGCCTACCGCCGTGCTGGACGAGATCCGCACGAGCGGCCATTCCCGCATACCGGTGGCGGGTGAAAACCCCGATGACATCATCGGCGTGGTGCAGGCAAAGGACTTGCTGGACCAGTTCCGCGAATCCGGCGGCATCGACGTGCGTGCCGCGCTGCGCGAGCCGCTCTACGTCAACGAGGCGATGCCGGTGCTGAAGCTTCTGGACAGGTTCCAGTCCGCCTCCACGCACATGGCCGTTGTGCTGGACGAGTACGGCTCCTTCGAAGGCGTCGTCACGCCCACCGACATCCTGGCTTCCATCGCCGGCGCACTGCCGGAGGGCATCGAGGAAGAGCACGGCGTGACGCGGCGGGCCGACGGCTCGTGGCTGGTCGACGCCGGCATGACGGTCGACAATGTCGAGCGCGCCCTCGTCCAGCTCACCTTCCCGAGGGATCGCGACTACGAGACGCTGGCCGGCTTCATCCTGGACGAAATCGGACATATCCCCGAAGTCGGGGAAGTGCTGACCTACCAGGACTGGACCTTCGAGATCGTCGACATGGACGGTCGCCGCATCGACAAGGTTCTGGCGACGCACCAGCCGGCGCATCCCGTGGGCGGCGAGATGTCCGAATTCTAA
- a CDS encoding glutamate--cysteine ligase: MARDTTDLTPIDSVDDLTLYMKGGEKPKAQFRIGTEHEKFGFYADTLAPVPYEGERGIRSLLEGMQTLSGWEAITDDGRIIGLAGASGQGAISLEPGGQFELSGAPVETIHQTCRESNAHLADVRKVAKGLGIEFLGMGSSPLWTLAETPIMPKSRYDIMRNYMPKVGTRGLDMMFRTCTIQVNLDFADEADMRRKMQIGMKLQPVATALFANSPFTEGKPNGLVSWRSDVWRDVDNQRSGLLPFVFEPGFTYRDYVEWALDVPMYFVMRDGVYHDATDITFRQFLDGAFKGRVADATPNMGDWTNHLSTLFPDVRLKRFIEMRGADGGPWRRICALPALWVGLLYDEAAMAEAEALCADWTFEEVSAMREAVPTTGFATGFRDASVLELSRAVVAIARKGLKARARMNEEGNDESHFLAPLEEVVARGTTSAEELVRLYDTQWDRSMAKVFAHLAY, encoded by the coding sequence ATGGCGCGCGACACGACCGATTTGACGCCGATCGACAGCGTCGATGACCTGACCCTCTACATGAAGGGCGGGGAAAAGCCCAAGGCGCAGTTCCGCATCGGCACCGAGCACGAAAAGTTCGGCTTCTATGCCGATACGCTGGCGCCCGTTCCCTACGAGGGAGAGCGCGGCATACGGAGCCTCCTGGAGGGGATGCAGACGTTGTCCGGCTGGGAAGCCATCACCGACGACGGCCGCATCATCGGTCTTGCGGGCGCCTCCGGCCAGGGGGCGATCTCGCTGGAGCCGGGTGGACAGTTCGAGCTTTCCGGCGCGCCGGTGGAGACCATCCACCAGACCTGCCGCGAATCGAATGCCCATCTGGCGGATGTACGCAAGGTGGCCAAGGGTCTCGGTATCGAGTTCCTGGGCATGGGCTCCAGCCCGCTGTGGACGCTGGCCGAGACGCCCATCATGCCGAAGTCGCGATACGACATCATGCGCAACTACATGCCGAAGGTCGGCACGCGCGGGCTGGACATGATGTTCCGCACCTGCACCATCCAGGTCAATCTGGACTTCGCCGACGAAGCCGACATGCGCCGCAAGATGCAGATCGGCATGAAGCTGCAGCCCGTGGCCACGGCGCTCTTTGCCAATTCGCCCTTCACCGAAGGCAAGCCCAACGGCCTCGTCTCGTGGCGCTCGGATGTCTGGCGCGATGTCGACAACCAGCGATCCGGCCTGCTGCCCTTCGTCTTCGAACCCGGCTTCACCTATCGCGATTACGTGGAATGGGCGCTTGATGTGCCGATGTACTTCGTGATGCGCGACGGCGTCTATCACGACGCCACGGACATCACCTTCCGGCAGTTCCTGGATGGGGCCTTCAAGGGCCGCGTCGCGGATGCGACACCCAACATGGGCGACTGGACCAACCATCTGTCCACCCTCTTTCCGGATGTCCGGCTGAAGCGCTTCATCGAGATGCGCGGCGCCGATGGCGGTCCGTGGCGGCGCATCTGCGCCCTGCCCGCGCTGTGGGTGGGCCTCCTCTATGACGAGGCCGCAATGGCCGAGGCGGAGGCGCTCTGCGCCGACTGGACCTTCGAGGAGGTCTCCGCGATGCGCGAGGCGGTGCCGACGACCGGCTTCGCGACAGGGTTCCGCGATGCCAGCGTGCTGGAGCTTTCGCGCGCGGTGGTGGCCATCGCGCGCAAGGGCCTGAAGGCCCGCGCCCGGATGAACGAGGAAGGCAACGACGAAAGCCACTTCCTGGCGCCACTGGAAGAAGTCGTGGCCCGTGGCACCACCTCGGCGGAGGAACTGGTGCGCCTGTACGATACGCAATGGGACCGCTCGATGGCCAAGGTTTTCGCCCATTTGGCCTATTGA
- a CDS encoding 16S rRNA (uracil(1498)-N(3))-methyltransferase has product MPDYDFRAPRLHVGDALTDGAVVVATPEQANYLANVMRLGAGDTVLLFNGRDGEWLARLAPVSKKKLDLEVQRSTRPQTPTPDLHYLFAPLKSARLDYMVQKAVEMGAGVLQPVMTQHCQAPRIKLDRMRANAIEAAEQCGILSVAECRDMVRLPRLLEDWDTGRQLIFCDERADEAGVLDILSPLAGRPLALLIGPEGGFSADERSMLMQAPFVTAIPLGPRILRADTAAVAAMAVVQAAAGDWRT; this is encoded by the coding sequence ATGCCGGACTATGATTTCAGGGCCCCGCGCCTTCATGTGGGGGACGCCCTCACCGACGGTGCGGTGGTGGTTGCGACGCCGGAACAAGCCAACTACCTGGCGAACGTCATGCGGCTCGGCGCCGGCGACACGGTGCTGCTGTTCAACGGGCGCGACGGCGAATGGCTGGCGCGGCTGGCCCCCGTTTCGAAGAAGAAGCTCGATCTGGAGGTCCAGCGGTCGACCCGGCCGCAGACGCCGACACCCGACCTGCACTACCTGTTCGCGCCGCTGAAGAGCGCACGCCTGGATTACATGGTGCAGAAGGCGGTGGAGATGGGCGCCGGCGTATTGCAACCTGTGATGACGCAGCATTGCCAGGCGCCGCGTATCAAGCTCGACCGCATGCGCGCCAACGCCATCGAGGCGGCAGAGCAATGCGGCATCCTGTCCGTCGCGGAGTGTCGCGACATGGTACGGCTGCCCCGGCTTCTGGAAGACTGGGATACCGGCCGCCAGCTCATTTTCTGCGACGAGCGGGCCGATGAGGCCGGCGTACTGGACATTCTGTCGCCGCTGGCGGGCCGGCCGCTGGCCCTGCTGATCGGCCCGGAGGGTGGCTTTTCCGCCGACGAGCGCTCGATGTTGATGCAAGCGCCCTTCGTGACGGCAATCCCCCTCGGCCCGCGCATCCTGCGCGCCGATACGGCGGCCGTGGCGGCGATGGCCGTGGTGCAGGCGGCGGCCGGTGACTGGCGGACATGA
- a CDS encoding SDR family oxidoreductase, producing the protein MDLGISGRVAIITGGSGGIGFATAKLLALEGVKLVLSDRKQPDVDDAAGIIGGDTLAVAADVTSQADVDALVARTIETFGTVDIVVHTSGITGGKGDPLEVSDEEYREAWDIDFMSAVRMGRAAIPQMRQGGWGRFVCITSENAVQPYWEEATYNSAKAALAAFIKGLSYREAANGVLCNTVAPAFIETPMTDGMMKKRAEEMNITFDEAVRTFLDEERPGIVQKRRGKPEEVAAAIALLVSDRASFINGANLRVDGGSVMAIQS; encoded by the coding sequence ATGGATCTCGGAATCAGTGGGCGGGTCGCCATCATCACCGGCGGCTCGGGCGGCATAGGCTTCGCCACGGCGAAGCTTCTGGCCCTCGAAGGGGTCAAGCTGGTCCTGTCCGACAGGAAACAACCGGATGTCGACGACGCTGCCGGAATCATCGGCGGCGATACGCTGGCCGTCGCGGCGGACGTGACCAGCCAGGCCGATGTCGACGCACTCGTGGCGCGGACCATCGAAACGTTCGGCACCGTCGACATCGTCGTTCACACGTCCGGCATTACCGGCGGCAAGGGCGATCCGCTGGAGGTGAGCGACGAGGAGTACCGGGAAGCCTGGGACATCGACTTCATGTCGGCCGTGCGCATGGGCCGGGCGGCGATCCCGCAGATGCGGCAGGGCGGCTGGGGCCGGTTCGTATGCATCACATCGGAAAATGCCGTCCAGCCCTATTGGGAAGAGGCCACCTACAACTCCGCCAAGGCCGCGCTGGCCGCGTTCATCAAGGGGCTGTCCTACAGGGAGGCCGCAAACGGCGTCCTGTGCAACACGGTGGCGCCCGCCTTCATCGAGACGCCGATGACGGACGGCATGATGAAGAAGCGCGCGGAAGAGATGAACATCACCTTCGACGAGGCTGTGCGCACCTTCCTGGACGAGGAGCGCCCCGGCATCGTCCAGAAGCGGCGTGGCAAGCCGGAAGAGGTCGCCGCCGCCATCGCCCTTCTGGTGTCGGACCGGGCGTCCTTCATCAACGGCGCCAATCTGCGCGTCGACGGCGGGTCGGTGATGGCGATCCAGAGCTAG
- a CDS encoding FAD-binding protein, with the protein MLNTQRKIIRPDTAEGVRDAVQAALADAAPLAVEGTGSKAAIGKPVQAAATLSTAGLSGITLYEPEELVLSARAGTPMAEIEAALQARGQRLEFEPIDYGPLLGQPAGEGTLGGTISCNLSGPRRIKQGAARDHILGIAAVSGRGEIYRAGGRVVKNVTGYDLSKGMTGAWGTLSILTDITIKVMPDAETETTLVLRNLQDDEAAGALSAAMGSSAEASGAAHLPYGVAAGVLDGRFGKQAATLVRLEGFGPSVAARAGHLAQAMERVGAVERLERDESRLLWRQVRDVAPFAGPDHRAVWRLSVTPTRGPEIVMALRMHMAADALYDWQCGLIFLRLEHGVEAERIRAVIAQHGGGHATLVRAGLDERLSTPVFQPQPPALAALSQRLRAQFDPQSILNPGRMG; encoded by the coding sequence ATGCTGAACACGCAACGCAAGATCATTCGCCCCGACACGGCCGAAGGCGTGCGCGATGCCGTGCAGGCCGCTTTGGCCGACGCCGCGCCGCTGGCGGTGGAAGGCACCGGCAGCAAGGCCGCCATCGGCAAGCCGGTGCAGGCCGCGGCGACGCTGTCGACGGCGGGGCTTTCGGGCATCACCCTTTACGAGCCGGAAGAGCTGGTGCTGTCGGCAAGGGCCGGCACGCCCATGGCCGAGATCGAAGCCGCCTTGCAGGCGCGCGGCCAGCGGCTGGAGTTCGAGCCCATCGATTACGGGCCGCTGCTTGGCCAGCCGGCGGGAGAGGGCACGCTGGGCGGCACCATTTCGTGCAACCTTTCGGGCCCGCGCCGCATCAAGCAGGGCGCGGCGCGCGACCATATATTAGGGATCGCCGCCGTTTCGGGCCGGGGCGAAATCTACCGCGCCGGCGGGCGCGTGGTGAAGAACGTGACGGGCTACGACCTGTCGAAGGGCATGACGGGGGCGTGGGGCACGCTGTCCATCCTGACCGATATCACCATCAAGGTGATGCCGGACGCGGAGACCGAAACGACACTGGTTCTGCGCAACCTGCAGGACGACGAGGCCGCTGGCGCGCTGTCGGCTGCCATGGGCTCGTCGGCCGAGGCGTCCGGCGCGGCGCATCTGCCCTACGGGGTTGCGGCCGGCGTTCTGGACGGGCGCTTCGGCAAGCAGGCGGCGACATTGGTGCGGCTGGAAGGCTTCGGCCCATCCGTTGCGGCGCGGGCCGGGCATCTGGCCCAGGCGATGGAGCGGGTCGGCGCCGTGGAGCGGCTGGAGCGGGACGAATCCCGGTTGTTGTGGCGGCAGGTGCGCGATGTGGCGCCCTTTGCCGGGCCCGACCACCGCGCCGTGTGGCGGCTGTCCGTGACGCCGACGCGCGGACCGGAGATCGTCATGGCGCTGCGCATGCACATGGCGGCGGATGCACTGTACGATTGGCAATGCGGGCTGATCTTCCTGCGGCTCGAGCACGGGGTGGAGGCGGAGCGGATCCGCGCCGTGATCGCGCAGCATGGCGGCGGCCACGCGACACTGGTGCGGGCCGGGCTGGACGAGCGCCTGTCGACGCCCGTCTTCCAGCCGCAGCCACCGGCGCTTGCGGCGCTGTCGCAAAGGCTGCGCGCGCAGTTCGACCCGCAATCCATTCTCAACCCCGGCAGGATGGGCTGA
- a CDS encoding FAD-linked oxidase C-terminal domain-containing protein, whose protein sequence is MTIAMPKPDREVLSRREAIVAALRAIVPGEGVVDATNEMRVFETDALTAYRQLPLVVVLPETVEQVAAVLKYCHGEGIKVVPRGSGTSLSGGALPLEDGVLLVLSRFNRILEVDFDNRCAVVQPGVTNLGITRAVEHAGFYYAPDPSSQIACSIGGNVAENSGGVHCLKYGLTANNLLGIEFVTIEGEVIRLGGKHLDSEGYDLIGLMTGSEGLLGVVTEVTVRILQAPETARAVLIGFPTSEEAGAAVAAIIAKGIIPGGMEMMDRPAIHAAEDFVHAGYPLDVEALLIVELDGPEAECSHLLQEVEAIARANGATTARVSQSAEERAAFWAGRKAAFPAVGRISPDYLCMDGTIPRKELPRVLAGMKALSDKYRLRVANVFHAGDGNLHPLILYDASKDDELQRAEDFGADILRLCVEVGGVLTGEHGVGIEKRDLMPEMFGEDDLRHQQRVKCAFDDKHLLNPGKVFPVLHRCAELGRMHVHRGQVPFPDLPRF, encoded by the coding sequence ATGACCATAGCCATGCCGAAGCCGGACCGGGAGGTCCTGTCGCGACGGGAGGCCATCGTGGCCGCGCTGCGGGCGATCGTGCCGGGCGAGGGCGTCGTCGACGCGACCAACGAGATGCGCGTCTTCGAGACCGACGCGCTGACGGCCTATCGCCAGTTGCCGCTTGTCGTGGTGCTGCCGGAGACGGTGGAGCAGGTGGCCGCCGTGCTGAAATATTGCCATGGCGAGGGCATCAAGGTGGTGCCGCGCGGCTCCGGCACCTCACTGTCAGGCGGGGCGCTGCCGCTGGAGGACGGTGTGCTGCTGGTCCTGTCGCGCTTCAACCGCATCCTGGAAGTGGATTTCGACAATCGCTGCGCCGTCGTGCAGCCGGGTGTCACCAATCTCGGCATCACCCGCGCGGTCGAGCATGCCGGCTTCTACTACGCGCCGGACCCGTCTTCGCAGATCGCCTGTTCCATCGGCGGCAACGTCGCCGAAAATTCGGGCGGGGTGCATTGCCTGAAATACGGGCTTACCGCCAACAACCTCCTGGGGATCGAGTTCGTGACCATCGAGGGCGAGGTAATCCGGCTCGGCGGCAAGCATCTCGACAGCGAGGGCTATGACCTGATCGGGCTGATGACGGGCTCGGAAGGGCTTCTGGGCGTGGTAACGGAAGTCACCGTGCGCATATTGCAGGCGCCGGAAACGGCGCGCGCCGTGCTGATCGGCTTTCCGACCAGCGAAGAAGCGGGCGCCGCCGTTGCGGCCATCATCGCCAAGGGCATCATCCCCGGCGGCATGGAGATGATGGACAGGCCGGCCATCCATGCGGCGGAAGATTTCGTCCATGCCGGCTACCCGCTGGACGTGGAGGCGCTGCTGATCGTCGAGCTGGATGGCCCCGAGGCGGAATGCAGCCATCTGCTGCAGGAGGTGGAGGCCATTGCCCGGGCCAATGGCGCCACCACGGCGCGCGTGTCGCAATCGGCGGAAGAACGCGCCGCCTTCTGGGCCGGGCGCAAGGCGGCCTTCCCCGCCGTGGGGCGCATTTCGCCCGACTATCTGTGCATGGACGGCACCATCCCGCGCAAGGAACTGCCGCGCGTGCTGGCCGGCATGAAGGCGCTTTCGGATAAGTACCGGCTGCGCGTCGCCAATGTGTTCCATGCCGGCGACGGCAACCTGCACCCGCTGATCCTGTACGATGCGTCGAAGGACGACGAGCTGCAGCGCGCCGAGGATTTCGGTGCCGACATCCTGCGCCTGTGCGTGGAGGTGGGCGGCGTCCTGACGGGCGAGCATGGCGTCGGCATAGAAAAGCGCGACCTGATGCCCGAGATGTTCGGCGAGGACGATCTGCGCCACCAGCAGCGCGTCAAATGCGCCTTCGACGACAAGCATCTTCTTAACCCCGGCAAGGTCTTTCCCGTGCTGCACCGCTGCGCCGAACTGGGCCGCATGCATGTGCACCGGGGCCAGGTGCCCTTTCCCGACCTGCCAAGATTTTGA
- a CDS encoding O-acetyl-ADP-ribose deacetylase, translated as MKTTRNGTGIEVLVGDITQLSVDAIVNAANESLLGGGGVDGAIHRAAGPELLEECRSIGGCPTGEARITFGYRLPARRVVHTVGPVWHGGGHGEPQLLANAYRNAFTLARQNGVRSIAFPSISTGIYGYPKDDAARIAVQACLEAADGGGFTRIVLCAFSQADADRLGAALAAGTGASNGRS; from the coding sequence ATGAAGACGACACGCAACGGGACCGGGATCGAGGTTCTCGTCGGGGATATTACGCAACTCTCGGTGGATGCCATCGTCAACGCGGCGAATGAAAGCCTCCTGGGTGGCGGTGGCGTGGACGGCGCCATCCACCGTGCGGCCGGGCCCGAGCTTCTGGAAGAATGCCGCAGCATCGGCGGCTGTCCCACGGGCGAGGCCCGCATCACCTTCGGCTACCGCCTGCCCGCGCGCCGTGTGGTCCACACCGTGGGGCCGGTGTGGCACGGCGGCGGACACGGCGAGCCGCAGCTCCTGGCCAATGCCTATCGCAACGCCTTCACGCTGGCCCGGCAAAACGGGGTACGCAGCATCGCGTTTCCATCCATCTCGACGGGCATCTACGGCTATCCCAAGGATGACGCTGCCAGGATTGCCGTACAGGCCTGCCTGGAAGCGGCGGATGGCGGCGGCTTTACCCGCATCGTGCTCTGCGCCTTCTCGCAGGCGGACGCCGACAGGCTGGGTGCGGCGTTGGCGGCGGGAACGGGGGCGTCCAACGGCCGTTCCTGA